In a single window of the Hippoglossus hippoglossus isolate fHipHip1 chromosome 7, fHipHip1.pri, whole genome shotgun sequence genome:
- the LOC117764862 gene encoding uncharacterized protein LOC117764862, producing MRLQILQEVVLIQKLMQSTFSLHHKDIVEGNPQVGDFLERWPALRVQTQVFAEFHRITNVNLRSQFYCELDRHTPKLVALYREKATKTGKTAEALRDILRVYDCQEQVDVDMKRILTLRALPVYLREDGSQFFKTFCREDEPDISDTPVALLTLVTEDASAAVHFNAVNTSVVVEDEIVVGDLPRLTDALVLCFGLFYALHLNYPQQLINTFTFIQKMVMCLDDATFPIGELKLKFL from the exons ATGCGACTTCAAATCCTGCAAGAAGTTGTTCTGATTCAGAAGCTAATGCAGTCGACCTTTTCCCTTCATCACAAAGACATTGTCGAGGGAAATCCTCAGGTGGGGGACTTTTTGGAGAGATGGCCAGCCCTGCGTGTTCAGACGCAG GTTTTTGCGGAGTTCCATAGAATCACAAATGTGAACTTGCGCAGCCAATTCTACTGCGAGCTTGATCGACACACACCAAAACTAGTTGCCCTGTACAGGGAGAAGGCAACCAAGACAGGCAAGACGGCAGAAGCACTGCGGGATATCCTCAGGGTTTATGACTGCCAG GAACAAGTGGATGTTGACATGAAGCGCATTCTGACCCTTCGTGCACTCCCTGTGTACCTACGGGAGGATGGCTCACAATTCTTCAAGACCTTCTGT CGGGAAGATGAGCCAGACATTTCAGACACTCCTGTGGCTCTACTTACTCTCGTCACTGAAGACGCCAGTGCTGCAGTCCACTTTAATGCAGTGAACACTTCTGTTGTGGTGGAGGACGAAATTGTTGTCGGTGATCTCCCCAGGTTGACAGATGCGCTCGTTCTTTGTTTTGGCTTGTTCTATGCACTGCATTTAAATTATCCACAACAACTAATCAACACATTCACCTTCATACAGAAGATGGTGATGTGTCTTGATGATGCAACATTTCCAATTGGGGAACTTAAGTTGAA GTTCCTGTAG